TGCATTTTGAGCACTGTTTTCGGGCATTGGATTTACAAATAGCACATTTCCTCTGCTTTCCACCGCTGTTCGTTCTATAAAGTGTCCGACTGGGTCAAAACGAACAGTTTCTAGAACTCGCTTTGAGGTCAATTTAGTCAGGGCAGGCCTTCCTGCTTTCTTTGGGTCGGAGAGAGACGTCAGTGATAAGTAACTTCTTGCAATGCTCCTTCTGAAGTCCAGCAGGGGGATCTTGTTACCTGCTATTGTGTACAAAATATGAGCGTTGACAAGAGTCATGTCAatcatatttgtgaaaatttgaaaataccaTTTCTTCCCTCTAATCTTTATCCTATATTTGTTGATGGACCAGTCCATACGGTCGACCCCTCCCATCCACTTGTTGTAGCTTGCAATACAAAAGGGCTGATGAACCTTTATCTTCTCCTTTGCAACTTTAGACCACCGGTTTACACTTTGTTTAGGTTCTAGAGCCTCATGGTTAGATTGTACtttcactatattattatccttCCATGTTACAGCAAACATGCTTGTTTTCTCATCAAAAAGATAGTCATAGGCTCCTCGCTCCTCTTTCTTCATCTCTTTGTCAGTTTTAATAGGACAGTTGTTGTTCATTCGGTTGATTCTTACCGTTCCAGTTACAGGAATATTTCTTATTGCTAATTTCGAAATCAACTCATAActtgtaaaaaattatcaaaataaaatacatgattTTTTGGAGTTTCAGTTACTGAAAATTTTTTGCAAAACAACAGATGAGCCTACATTTGAAATCTCATTAGTGGGGTCCTTCCTACCCTCATACAAATCAGCATTGAAACAATACCCTGTTTGACCACAGCACAGTTGTGTCTATTGTTTTGGGAAGCAAAGAGAACACTTTGTTTTACAATATGATCATAAACATTATCATCAAATAGAGATTCAAATACCTCAACAGGACTCATATTATACTAAATATCTTGAAAGTGGTGATCCCTTTGCCAACCCTCAAGTTGTTTGAAAATCTTTTTGTTATATTCAAAGTAGTAAAAGAAGTAAAGAGCGCATTGGTGattctttttattcaatcagaAACTAGAAGATGGAAAGGGTAAACATGCAAAGTCCATAGCTATTGGGTTTAGTTCGGTGCATTGTCAAGGTTATGAGCCTTATGACCAACACGTTTTTACACCACCAATTTAACTTCAACAATGAAGGCTGAAGTTGAGTTTTTAAAATTTGCACTTTTGAAAATATGGTGAAAACTGCTTtatcattttgaatttgaaaagggtatgaatgaaacaaataaaacacaaaattattaaaaaacataataaatagaACATGAAGTaccttttatttaaaatatattttaaatatttccaaataataactagtttcgaccttttgccattttcaagttcaatgaATATATAACAAAACCTATATTGAATAATCTATGTTTTTGTGATCATCTTCCATATGATTTATTTTTGGGgttgtataattttatcaaaaataggattgtacaaatcaaattgaattatatttattactttatttctgtttaattttgctgttGTGTagatatgaaattcttcttttacatttAATGCTTTTGTTTCCAAAGTTTAATATCttcatattagaatttatatcaacatatttatgattttctTCTATTAAATGTTCAGCAAAAGCTGATTTTTGagttatatttcttgattttatGGCTTGAATATGTTCTTGGAATCTTTTTTGAAGCCTTCGACCTGTTTGAATTATGAACACTTCGAAAACACTTGAATCATGCTTTATTATTGAacaatcttgaaaacatttgaGCCTGCAAATTCTTGAACAAACTTTCAAAACTCAATAGaattgaatagtagactttgtACCTGAATAGCCTCAAcagaaattcattcattaaaaatgtTTGTATTCAATGATTggcaaatattgaataattgatgaataagtTTTTTTAAGGGTCAAAATAAAATGGCAGTATGGGCGAATGGGCAGTATTGCACATGGTCGTTAAAGCACACTCACTTGCTGTATCTACACATGatgtgtttttaaataatttaaaaccgAGATAAAATTGAATAGCAGAGTTTGTGCctagatattttgaataatgttAAAACTTGATAGAATCAAATAGTAGAGCCTGAATAGCTTCAACAGAAATCCATTCATTACAACTGTTCCCATGCAATGATTGATTGCCAAATattgaatagttattatttaaatcTGTGGATTGAATAAGTTGAATTATATCAGTGCAGAACAAGTTACTTGTCTGTTGGCTCCACATGGCTGACATTCCTCTTTCAAATCATCATAGACTTGCCACTGATTATTGTGGCGCCTGCAAAATGCTACGAAGTGTCCTACTGATGTTACACTAGTCCCACATTGATAACCAATAATGCCACATAATTGATAGGTTTGATATTTGACGTTCAATGTCTTTGgtataaacaaaaaatgaaatagaataaatgataTAACATGAAAGATTTCGCATGAAGTTCTCACGAAGGTATTTNNNNNNNNNNNNNNNNNNNNNNNNNNNNNNNNNNNNNNNNNNNNNNNNNNNNNNNNNNNNNNNNNNNNNNNNNNNNNNNNNNNNNNNNNNNNNNNNNNNNACGGCCTCGAAAAGGAACAAGCGTTTCATCAATGCACTCCACTTCACCAGGTACTACACATGATTTGAACAGTTCTTGCAATTTGTTTAGAAGTGGTGAAATTTTGCAGAGTCTATCAGTAGATGGAATTTCATTGTCACTGAAATGTAATGTCTTGAGTAATAGCTGGAGCCTGTTTCTAGACATTATTTGAGGaatattattcttgtatattttctTTGTTGACCAGTATGATTCGATGCTTGGGTAAATAGTCAATCCCATCCAAATTATGATtccaaaaaatgttttcatctCATCTGGATTTGTATTTTTCCAATCGTTGAGTCTGGCTTTCCTAGAAATTCCCTTTTGAATTTGTTGTTGAGCATACCTGTTAGTTTCTTCAGAAATATTCTTCAGTAGATCATCATTCAGGAAgtaggaataaatttcatttgGGGATTTGTCCTTGAAATTATCTTCCAAATTATCACATATTCCTGGATGTTCAGTAAACTGCATATGCTTCATAAATATACCTGTCACTGGATTCCagtcaatattatcatcatttggACCTATGTCGTTTTCATCATCACTATCACAATCAATATCGGAAATCAGGAATTCACTTATCACTCTTTCAATTGTATTAGTTATTGAAGAATCTATTGGTGGATGTGCACTTGTAGAAGCAACTGGTTCGCCTACATTAGAATTTCTGacagttttttgttttttttttgttgaggtTGCTCTTCACTGGAGTCATCACTATTTTCACTAGGTTTGTATTCATCAGACAAATAAGAATCATCTAACTCTTTAATGTAATCTGACTCTTCATCAGATAATAAGTCCTGtaaaagtttattatttatacgAAATTGCTCGGATTGATAGTCACTTGCCATTTCAGAAACTTTTCACCATCACAATCACCACTAACAAACTTCATAGAAACacgtttcaataattattgaaaataggtTATCAATACAGGAGGAAGCTTCTTGATAGCAATGTTACCAACTGtttgtgaaacaaaaatatgtttttgaagCTAAAAagaaacagctgattttatgtggaattagaaatgtttgaattagaaatgaaataaatggaaatagttatttgtatatctagagtgaaaagtacgactttttctccctgtgggaaaaagtttgaagcccgaggcgaagccgagggcaacaattttcctgagggagaaaatgtatttttcgctcgtgatgtgtacaacatttttcctccatctacatttttttatagaaactgcaaataatatcatttcaataacttacgtattggtgacaatgtttcctaacaacataacctaaaatctgaaACCCAAAAACCGGTCAtatgattggcactgccgattgcactatctatcggcaaaagttgtaacaattatatcagctgggcgtcaaccaaaaatggctgactccagatcacgcggttcagatttgaattgcagatcaaaaatattttgttggctggtattttgaatagaatataatatttttaaaattgtataaatttttatcgtctattaatattaaaaatataatgtcatacaaacatatatttcatgagttgatcaaatttctggttgtggtattgaattcagttgactcaatgacagatacctctattatgctttctcatctgagatTAGACCTTCTaccctattacaatgtaagtttcaaaatagtgatgcttcccatgttatttaaatggggtcacttttcctccctagggagtttttctgttttttactaccgagagcgaaaaagtgacactttggtattatgtttcagggagtaaagtaagtactttagacagtaggtggaggaaaaatattatttcaaagattTAAAAGGAATTGTGATGGATTTTTACTTTTatgcaaaataaaaatagaacaaacacTCATATGACCAGGCCATGGCAGTTTTAGTACCTACTGGCCATGCACTTTCGAATACTATTGAAATGCATAGGAAATGTGAAGCCACTGCGACATCACACGGTCTTTTCTGAAAGAAGTGCCTGTGAGTCCACCTTGGATTCACGCGGCCGGTAGGCTCAATACAACGTGAGTCCACTGTGgacttaatatttatatttatttattcattcatataggCTACATATACAATTTAGGTAAAAACAAGAGGCGTTCGCccaacatttaaaatttaatttagaatacatagaaatgtaaaaataataacttgatTCACACTCAATTTTGAGTTCAAAAAATCTAGGGCCTACTAAAATTATGAATTCATCAGATCAATTAATTCCTAACTACTAATACAAAcaagaaaaattggaaaaatattacaaatgtCACTTAAAACCATGATAATAATGAAGTTTTGCCCTATTCCCCAgtataagattattcaataaacttcacaAAAGTAGCCATTTCACTAGTGACCctctgggttgaagaactcgctcatgaactgttgtattgatctctgaattccgaaacttgtaattatacagggacggtgagaattattatggaaactgttgaatattttttttcaagtttgatattacaagaaataactgtttattaagttattaaaattgtaatGAGAATAAGAgtgaataaaacataaatattcaGTACCTTaaaaaggtttttaataactttataGGATTTAATTCTTATTCTAAGTTCTTCATCAATTTCTTGAGATTTGACCCATAACTCAAAATCAAGAGTTGTATTAATAGCTTCAATACGTGAAAGTGTATCAGCAGCAATGTTTGTGGATGCCTTTACATATTTTATATCTGTTGAAAACTCAGAGATGAATGATAGTTGATTTAGTTGAATCGGTGGAATTTTTCACGGTTCTGTTGAAAAGCATCGATTGAAGGCTTGTGGTCTGTGTAGATAGTGAAAGCGTGTCCTTCCAAGAGGTAGCGAAAATGCTGCACCGCTGCATAACCGCAAGTACCTCACGATAGTATGCAGACCAACCGCCTTTtttcaaagataattttttgaaaataaagcaAGAGGTTGCCTTATGCCTTCAACCAGTTATCTATTCTTCCAGGAACAGCATATATACAATACTGCAATTTTATCATCTGTTGTACCATtaatccttttcatgtccttcagcgatttttcccagggatgagacctagtgcaatcgaatttttatatcataaacctactatgttccaaatttcgtgaaaacaCTATTAAAGTGGGCATCCTAATTGATTTGTTCATCAAGGTATCTTAGAACTTTTGTTCTtctttttaaagatttttcgtGTTACAATCCAGGCTGTTACAATTGCAGCTCACAGAACAATTAgaatgataaatataaaagATTGTAATTAGGTCTACTTTCCCAGGTGAAGGGATATACGTGTTCCTATAATAatccaatatcggggcaccgagcttcgctcgtcatttctatttattgataaacagaacacaattctctaaaatgatcgtgtttatatttcacagcaggctatacgtcatcttatgaatttcggggatgctatattttgattttcacatactcactcgctcactcactttactatccacagctgtttcagccaaggatgaattatcattttaatgtcgttcaccgagttttcccaaggacgagacctagtgtaatcgattttttatttcataaacctactatgttccaaatttcgtaaaaatcgttagatccgttttcgagatccgttgaacataaataaccagatataaatgtacagaaattgctcgcttaatataataggataatatgtTCTTCCAGTCTCTTTAGTTTGAGTTCAATATGGGCCAATGTgtattttatgatttatttatttatccagtcATGTACCATTATTACATgtttttattacattattacCATCATACGTTTCCCTTACTCTTATGTGAGAAGGCataacaggcttatgcccaaaactgtcccttctcaaatttttactacagtccaaattaaATTGTAGGTTAAGTTACTATcacttaaaaataataatttacacttcaaaaaactaacaaatcttcaatcaaaaaatagttATCATGAATAACGAAATCTGACAGAATTAGAAACAATTATccaaaatttctaaatttcgaATAGAACTGGAAAATTTTGAACCATCATCTTCACTCACTATTTATGAACTACTATCTGACCCGTCGCGCGTTGCTGCGCATTTGAGATGGATAATATTAAGAAAactctttttgaaaaattatattttaatcagtgtaattaagattaaatttaatgcattgttttattattctactATTCATTTGAGTGCTTGTggataaacaatatttctagTTTTTCCTTCTGGTGCATTCACAAACAAATTATATGGTATGATATGAAGGGTCTATTTGATATCATATCAGATATTATCACACAGGTAATCTTGATATTACAGTAATATCTTCagcattttctttttctttatagTACTTGGTCAATTAAACGTTGGAGCACTGCCATCCCATTAGTGCCCCCAAACGGAATAAGCTAAAACTAGTAGAGTTGACCGCATGCCTCAAATGCTATATAGTGCTTTTCTTGTCGTAATTTggtggtatttatttatttatttattcgttgatataattacaaatcatatgaatatgatcgggatagaacaacaggcatagcccaaaactattctgttcccaaattttgataaataatgaaatgtccgaaaaaattgGTTATGttctgaggaaatttaaagttcaaagttctgtccaagaatatatggAGGGTCTGATGCCAAAGTGAACCAAgtcattttttctgttttttcagtATTGATTGTTGTAAGTGAAAtccattttataaattcaatattcatggtatgtttattttgaaaatttataagcaATTTATACATATTTCTTCCAAGAATGAGCAAGAAATTTTAATTCAGGGACTTTGCATGTTACtagtgaagaaaaaaatatgtttagaAATCCTAACTTGGTTCACTTTGGCACCAACATTCAACTTAGTTCATTTTGGCATAGTGAGATTTTGATTTTTGGTGAAAGGATCTATACTAAAATAACACAAACTGTCGATCTAacttatatatttcaaataatacagTAAGATATAGCATGAAGAGAAGTACggtattgaaaatattcatactagTACCATtcatattagaataaaaatatttcaaaattaatattacaatttcCAGCCAAAGTCATAACCAATAAAATGTAGGCTACAGGATGGAAACGTTATTcaaagatgaataatttaatagaaagtcaaaatcttgaaaaaagcaaagtacaaaaaaaataatgaaattaagaAATTCAAGAATGATTCGGAAATTAGTAGTTCAATTTGTAGTTGAATGTTCCAATTAACATTTTTCATGTGATTCATCATAGAGAATCATATTCAAAGATCAATCATTCTAAGTTTTCAATCAGAATCAAGATGtgtaataattaatagattCATGTAGAAATAGGTTGTATTATCTAGctgtaatat
The sequence above is drawn from the Nilaparvata lugens isolate BPH chromosome 2, ASM1435652v1, whole genome shotgun sequence genome and encodes:
- the LOC120349699 gene encoding piggyBac transposable element-derived protein 2-like, with the protein product MNNNCPIKTDKEMKKEERGAYDYLFDEKTSMFAVTWKDNNIVKVQSNHEALEPKQSVNRWSKVAKEKIKVHQPFCIASYNKWMGGVDRMDWSINKYRIKIRGKKWYFQIFTNMIDMTLVNAHILYTIAGNKIPLLDFRRSIARSYLSLTSLSDPKKAGRPALTKLTSKRVLETVRFDPVGHFIERTAVESRGNVLFVNPMPENSAQNAMLEYTLSAF